Below is a genomic region from Candidatus Binatota bacterium.
GTCGTGTTCGGTCTCCGGGAGGTAGAGAGAAGGTATGCTGCCGTCGCTGAGTTGTCTCATTAGCTGTGTCCGCGCCGGTTGCTCGAGTGCTACGCGCTCCGGCCGAGACAAGAAAGCTAGTAGAAAGTAGGGAATCTGTCAATAGCTAAGCTAGAATGACCAAATCAGGCCAAAAGGTTGACAGAACACCGGGGATTCGTCAGATTACTACCCATGACTAGACGAAAAACCGACCCGCGTATACTCGATGCCCAGGAGTTGAAGATCGTCCGCGCCCTGGTTCGCGACCCCCGCTTGTCGGACAACAAGCTGGGCGAGCAGAACCGAATCCCGGTGCGGACGGTCAGCCGGAAGCGCGCGCGCATGGAGCAGGACCAACTTCTGCGCTACTTCACCGAACTCGACATGGGCGAGTCGGGCACCGGCCATTTTCAGTGCCGGCACATGTACATCATCCGCTTTGAGGTCGACGTGCGGCTCAGCCGCTTCCTGGAAGAAATAAACCGCGAGCCCAAGGTCGTGACCGTATTCACCCGCTCGGTCTACGAATCCCACGTGGCCGAGATCGACGGCCGGGTGGCCCTGGTGATGATCATCGACGGGGTGTCGGACGCGGATATCGTTGAGCGATTCCAGGAAGAAATACTGCCCGCACTCAAGTCCAACCATGGAAAGAAGGCGATAGAGGACGTATCAACCTTCAGGCTGCTGTCAAAGGTGCGCATGCTGCGCAACTACATCCCCGACGTAAATATGGACAACGGGCGGATCAGCGACAGCTGGCACAGCGACGCGATCTTCGTGGCCTGAGGGAGGCGCCGGGTCTTTTTGCCCTGAGGAGGCTGGTAAACGGCCAGAATCTGCTGGCGCGATGGTCACTGTCGGGGTACCCTGAGGCATGGCCCGGTTGACAATCTGCGCACTTTTTTTTGCAGCCCTGTGCCTGGCACCTGTTTCCCTGGTGGCCTACGTTGACGACCAGGAGCCGGGGGCGGGGCAGGGCGAGCGCAATGAACTCATGCTACCCGACCCCTTCCTGGACGACGACTGGCCGGAGATCGAAAAACCCCGCATGGTCGAGCCCCCGTCGCGTCTAGAGGGGGAGACCTCGGCCGAGCGCGCGTTTCGGGAGCAGGCAGACCGTGATCTGCAGATTGAAAAAGAGTTTGACGACGATGGCATGGATGGCAGCGGCATAGGCGACGATCTGGACGATGATCTGAGCGGCAGCGGTTTTGAGCGGGAACTGCAGCAGCTCGAAGACTTTATGGACTGACCGCTCGGGCTACAGGGGAACACGACAAGCATGGCTAATGTACGCGATCGCATAGCGCTCAGCGAAGAAGAAATCAGCGCGTTCATAGAGAACGCACAGACCGTGATAGTTGGCAGCAACAACCACGACGGCGTACCCCACATGATGCCCATGTGGTACTCGATGGTGGACGGTCTTATCTCGATGCACACCTACGGAGCTTCGCAGAAAGTCGTCAACCTGCGGCGCGACCCGAGGGGGTCCGCCCTGGTCGAAGACGGTGATACCTACGGTACCCTGCGCGGCGTTTTTCAGCGCGGTTACTACGACGTCATCGACGATCAGGATCTTTGCGTGGAGATAGGGGTTAAGTCGGCCAACAAGTACCAGGATATTCCAGAAGATCTTTCTCGGCCTCACGTGGTAGAGGCCGTACGCAAGAGGGTGGCGTTGGTGTTTCACCCCGAGAAGACCACGAGCTGGGATCACCGCAAGCTGCGTGCCGCCGGCGCGTCGGACAACGGCCCCGGCGCCGACTGACCGCCAGTGGCTTTGCTGACAGCCAGGACCGTGGCCACGCTGCTCGTGCTGCTGGCTTCCTGCACTGTCCATGAATACGGTGCGCCCGCCCGTGAGGCGCCCTCGGCCGATGCCCCGGTTGTCCTGTTTTTTGGCGACAGCATCACTGCTGGCACCGGCGTGGGCCAGGCCGCTGCGTTTCCGGCGGTGGTGCAGGAAAGGATAAACAGCGAAGGTTTGGACTACCGCTGCGTCAACGCAGGTGTCTCCGGCATAACCACCGGCGGGTCCCTGTTGCGCCTGCCTGAGTTCCTGCGGGAGCCGCCAGCGGTGGTAGTTGTTGAGCTGGGCGCCAACGATGTGTTCCGACGGGTGCCGTCGGAGGCCTGGACGAAGAATCTTGTCGAGATCGTTGAGCGTTTCCAGGCGGCGGGCTCCGGGGTTCTGATAGCCGGGACCCTGTTTCCACCGTTTGAGCTGCGTTCGGGGGGAGCGGCAGAAGCCGTGTACCGAGACGTAGCCCGTCTCAGCTCGGCTCCGCTGCTGGTGGACCTGATGGCTGGGGTAGCTGGAGATCCGGCTCTCAACGTGGCCGACGGCGTGCACCCCAACCTCGAAGGGCATCGTCGCCTGGCAGAGACCCTGTGGCCCTACCTGCTGCCCTTGCTCGATTGACCAGTTCCACCCGAGCCCGGAATACGCACCAGCCGTGAAAGGGTGGCCGGGAACAGAAGTATAGACACCAGGTAACATACCGCGACCGTGATGGCGGTGAGCGCGCCCAGCTTGATCTGCGGGTAGAGATCGGCGGCGAGCAAAACCAGGAAGCCTGCCAGGAGCACCACCGCGTTGAAGAACAACGCGCGCCCGGCCGTAACCGCTGTAATCACGGCCGCTTGTTCGTGCGCGACACCAGCGCGTCTCTCTCCCAGGTAGCGGTAGAGGTAGTGGATGGCGAAGTCGATGCCTATTCCAAGCGTCATGGCGCCGAGCATTACTATGGGTATATCGACCGGTACCCCGGCAAAGCCCATGCTCCCGTAGGCAGCCAGCAGGGCAAAAGTAACGGGCATCACGGCAAGCACTCCCAGCGGCAACCGTCCGAACACCGCCCAGCAGATCAAGGTCAGCAGGGGCAGACATATGGCCAGCGCTCGGATCTGGTCGTTTATGACGTGCAATTCCATTCGCGAACTCGTCATGGCGTCACCCGAGAATACTATTTTTGCCGACGGCAGCCCCGGACCGTTGAACAGTTCCTCGGAGAGGTCCCTTGCCTGTTCGAGAGTAGCTTTTGCCCAGGCGGTGCCGGTGCGGTTGATGAACATCTGCATGCGGGCGTGGCGGTAGTCGTAGTCCACCATGTCGTCAAAATCGCCGGGATCACCCGACATGGAGTAGAGCAGCAGGTACTGGGCCACCAGCTCACGCGAGCCGGGTATCTCGGCCTTGTGGGGGTCATCGCCGTGCATTACGCGGTTCATGCGGGCTACCAGTTCGGCCAGTGACAAGGAGCCACCTACCTGCGGCAGCTCGTCCATTCGCCGTTGCATTTCAAGCATGGCGGAGAGTAGCGCGGGATCCTTGATGGCGTCGA
It encodes:
- a CDS encoding Lrp/AsnC family transcriptional regulator, coding for MTRRKTDPRILDAQELKIVRALVRDPRLSDNKLGEQNRIPVRTVSRKRARMEQDQLLRYFTELDMGESGTGHFQCRHMYIIRFEVDVRLSRFLEEINREPKVVTVFTRSVYESHVAEIDGRVALVMIIDGVSDADIVERFQEEILPALKSNHGKKAIEDVSTFRLLSKVRMLRNYIPDVNMDNGRISDSWHSDAIFVA
- a CDS encoding PPOX class F420-dependent oxidoreductase, producing the protein MANVRDRIALSEEEISAFIENAQTVIVGSNNHDGVPHMMPMWYSMVDGLISMHTYGASQKVVNLRRDPRGSALVEDGDTYGTLRGVFQRGYYDVIDDQDLCVEIGVKSANKYQDIPEDLSRPHVVEAVRKRVALVFHPEKTTSWDHRKLRAAGASDNGPGAD
- a CDS encoding arylesterase — translated: MALLTARTVATLLVLLASCTVHEYGAPAREAPSADAPVVLFFGDSITAGTGVGQAAAFPAVVQERINSEGLDYRCVNAGVSGITTGGSLLRLPEFLREPPAVVVVELGANDVFRRVPSEAWTKNLVEIVERFQAAGSGVLIAGTLFPPFELRSGGAAEAVYRDVARLSSAPLLVDLMAGVAGDPALNVADGVHPNLEGHRRLAETLWPYLLPLLD